A single Thermogemmatispora onikobensis DNA region contains:
- a CDS encoding DUF167 domain-containing protein, with protein MLRVQVRVTPGSRRETLEWDGSRLRAWVRAVAREGEANAALLALVAHRLGIGQHQVRIVHGATAREKVLALEGLTLEEIQRRLSRGS; from the coding sequence ATGCTGAGGGTGCAGGTGCGCGTGACACCGGGCAGCCGACGGGAGACGCTGGAGTGGGATGGTTCACGCCTGCGGGCATGGGTGCGGGCAGTGGCGCGTGAGGGCGAGGCCAACGCGGCCCTGCTCGCTCTGGTGGCCCACCGTCTGGGAATTGGGCAGCACCAGGTGAGGATTGTCCACGGAGCCACAGCTCGTGAGAAGGTGCTGGCTCTGGAGGGCCTGACTTTGGAGGAGATCCAGCGCCGCTTAAGTCGTGGCTCCTGA
- a CDS encoding SHOCT-like domain-containing protein, with the protein MVQQQLFPVGRHPRVSVEDLAGSLEVWGWEENSIAVEAAGELPEISQEQDLLKIRGGVGDLTLRIPLGSRFLGGSKAITDLYVRRLSGHVSIEKARDVVLSEISGGTRLSHCEGDLVLEAIQEPVEVLACGADLRARGLGTLRVRHGVGGKAQLSELEEVDIDHIGGDFEVRQVRRRCQAGNVGGDCRLEESAEAALSLGNVGGDLRVVQALRLDASNVGGDVFIQALAGEVELGNIGGDLSGVALAGPLRLGHIGGDVDLREIGGGVEASAVGGDLSLAGTFPAGSYTRLRVGGDARIILPEQSNLKIEAVVSGSISGANVPVPDGGAVSLTYGDGAATMELQVGGDLSLRGAGAPTTWGLRRPSWSWDWGPAWDQWGRQLGREFASVGEELGRLGRELGREASEIARELRRRRSWRIDLAGGGWTHERSSESAEARAAILRMVAEGRLSPEEADLLLRGLEN; encoded by the coding sequence ATGGTACAACAGCAATTGTTCCCTGTTGGTCGGCATCCGCGCGTGAGCGTGGAGGATCTTGCGGGAAGCCTGGAGGTCTGGGGTTGGGAAGAGAACAGCATAGCGGTGGAGGCCGCTGGCGAGCTGCCGGAGATCAGTCAGGAGCAAGATCTCCTCAAGATTCGTGGCGGGGTCGGCGATCTGACGCTGCGCATCCCGCTGGGCAGCCGTTTCTTGGGGGGATCGAAGGCCATCACTGATCTCTATGTGCGGCGCCTGAGCGGGCATGTCAGCATTGAGAAAGCGCGTGACGTAGTGCTGAGCGAGATCAGTGGAGGGACCAGACTCAGCCATTGTGAAGGCGACCTGGTGTTGGAAGCCATTCAGGAACCGGTAGAGGTGCTGGCCTGTGGTGCTGACCTGCGGGCGCGGGGCCTGGGGACCCTTCGCGTGCGGCATGGGGTTGGGGGGAAGGCCCAACTGAGCGAGCTGGAGGAAGTTGATATCGACCATATTGGTGGCGATTTCGAAGTGCGTCAGGTGCGGCGTCGCTGCCAGGCAGGCAACGTAGGCGGCGACTGTCGGCTTGAAGAGAGTGCTGAAGCCGCGCTGTCACTGGGTAACGTAGGCGGCGACCTGCGCGTCGTGCAGGCGCTGCGCCTGGACGCCAGTAACGTTGGAGGTGATGTCTTCATACAGGCGCTGGCTGGCGAGGTTGAGCTAGGTAACATTGGTGGCGATCTGAGCGGGGTGGCGCTGGCTGGCCCGCTCCGCCTGGGACATATAGGCGGCGACGTTGATCTGCGTGAAATAGGTGGAGGCGTCGAAGCCAGCGCGGTCGGCGGTGATCTCTCGCTGGCCGGTACGTTTCCGGCGGGCAGCTATACGCGCTTGCGTGTTGGGGGCGATGCGCGTATCATCCTGCCCGAGCAGTCCAATCTCAAGATAGAGGCAGTTGTCTCGGGTTCGATCAGCGGCGCCAACGTGCCTGTTCCTGATGGGGGGGCCGTGAGTCTCACCTACGGCGATGGTGCAGCCACAATGGAGCTGCAAGTTGGAGGCGACCTTAGCCTGCGGGGAGCGGGTGCACCAACAACCTGGGGACTGAGAAGACCGTCCTGGTCCTGGGACTGGGGACCCGCCTGGGATCAGTGGGGGCGGCAATTGGGACGAGAATTTGCCTCTGTCGGTGAGGAGCTAGGGCGTCTGGGCCGCGAGCTAGGGCGTGAAGCTTCTGAGATAGCCCGTGAGCTGAGGCGGCGGCGTAGCTGGCGTATTGATCTAGCCGGCGGGGGCTGGACTCATGAGCGCAGCAGCGAAAGCGCTGAAGCCCGTGCCGCCATCCTGCGCATGGTAGCAGAGGGGCGGCTCTCTCCTGAAGAGGCCGATCTGCTCCTGCGCGGCCTGGAGAACTGA
- a CDS encoding protein kinase domain-containing protein, whose protein sequence is MRCPYCGATVRPGGRFCNQCGRRLNAETGDLSGAQQTQAQGPEQGQKVSTSLRPGDRLQNDRYVIKQILGEGGMGAVLLAEDTRLNNKLVVIKELISDSSDPAQLQEDVRNFKREVATLASVDHFLVPAVTDHFQEGSHYFMVQEYVAGENLEERLNRLGRPLSEDDVLVYASDILLVLEYLASRKPPIVHRDVKPANIIIGSNDGRAHLVDFGIARPDLAADAARKQTSALGTPGYAPPEQYQGKADPRSDLYALAATMHHLLTNRDPREHPPFVYPPVRTLNPRLSLEVEHLLTRALQNDITKRYQSASEMKQDVDQILEERFGLLGASLTTGAHPITRSRPQSGGFGYSGPTPASPPRGTSTTVGTQSGSPFTPLPSTMPSTLPAAQGPVTGPVRGQRQRQVGQAPQTPPPPPVIQPGLSGKRGYNGQMIASFLVLVLVLILIGAIALGAFSGFRQRLQGSGSSQEQSSATALSTALPANINGIGAFTIKDTEGQSELLGLSDGSIIFDTTRASGDASLKQQAAESFKAHDYASAQSYLAQAIADDTNDAEALIYQENLRVLASGSSYLTLVIGAMLSGPDVDVGREVLQGAYVAQREFNDSNALNGLKLRLLIANSGGEDNYTGTVAQQIVQEARKDRTIVGVMGWPFSSQTINAVGVLAQAQIPIVSGTASSDQLSGLSPYFFRVVPSNQVQASAGARYALQVLHAHRVAAFYDPGNTYSSSLFRDFRDAFTQAGGQIVAEEHYQRSHTGQLPTLLSDALGKNPDLIYFAGYASDITPLLTYLPTTGTFARLPVLGGDALYQPQGYGNAKQVFTRLHFTSFAYPDEWSYLGRPQPPFFRDYARLYSGNGQHSGYGYTRADFNTILAYDATETLLEAYRRALDSGGNQQSLTGSKLRQALTTISGSGAIQGLSGQISFASNGDPVDKAVVVLNVDAQGHIKIASIEGKFFK, encoded by the coding sequence ATGAGATGCCCTTACTGTGGTGCTACCGTACGCCCGGGTGGGCGCTTCTGTAACCAATGTGGCAGGCGACTAAATGCTGAGACAGGTGATCTCAGCGGCGCCCAGCAAACCCAGGCTCAGGGGCCGGAGCAGGGACAGAAAGTGTCGACCTCGCTGCGACCTGGTGACCGGCTTCAGAACGACCGCTATGTCATCAAGCAGATTCTGGGCGAAGGGGGGATGGGGGCAGTACTTCTGGCCGAGGACACGCGGCTCAACAACAAGCTTGTCGTCATCAAAGAGCTGATTTCCGACAGTAGCGACCCGGCCCAATTGCAGGAGGACGTACGCAACTTCAAGCGCGAGGTAGCGACGCTGGCCAGCGTTGATCACTTTCTCGTGCCAGCGGTGACCGATCATTTCCAGGAAGGCTCGCACTACTTCATGGTCCAGGAGTATGTCGCCGGGGAAAACCTCGAAGAGCGTCTAAACCGCCTGGGGCGGCCTTTATCCGAGGACGATGTCCTGGTCTACGCCTCTGATATCCTCCTGGTTCTGGAGTACCTGGCCAGTCGCAAGCCGCCAATTGTCCATCGCGACGTCAAGCCGGCCAATATCATCATCGGCAGCAACGATGGCCGGGCCCACCTTGTCGACTTCGGCATCGCGCGTCCTGATCTGGCTGCCGACGCGGCCCGCAAGCAGACGAGCGCGCTCGGCACGCCCGGCTACGCCCCACCGGAGCAGTATCAGGGGAAGGCCGACCCACGCTCGGACCTCTATGCCCTGGCAGCCACCATGCATCATTTGCTAACCAACCGCGACCCGCGCGAGCATCCGCCATTTGTCTATCCGCCGGTGCGCACGCTCAACCCGCGACTCTCGCTGGAGGTCGAGCACCTGCTGACCCGTGCCCTGCAGAACGATATCACCAAGCGCTACCAGAGCGCCAGTGAGATGAAGCAGGACGTTGACCAGATCCTGGAGGAGCGCTTTGGCCTGTTGGGTGCCAGCCTGACCACGGGGGCTCATCCCATTACGAGATCGCGCCCGCAGAGCGGCGGCTTCGGCTATTCCGGTCCCACCCCGGCCAGTCCACCGAGAGGCACGAGCACAACTGTAGGCACACAAAGCGGGAGTCCCTTTACGCCGCTCCCGTCCACGATGCCCTCAACGCTACCCGCCGCCCAGGGGCCTGTCACCGGCCCAGTACGAGGCCAGCGGCAGCGTCAGGTCGGGCAAGCGCCACAAACCCCTCCGCCTCCGCCTGTCATCCAGCCTGGCCTGTCAGGCAAGCGAGGCTACAATGGCCAGATGATCGCCAGTTTTCTGGTGCTTGTGCTCGTGCTGATCCTCATCGGAGCCATTGCCCTGGGTGCCTTCAGCGGCTTTCGCCAGCGCCTGCAAGGGTCGGGAAGCTCGCAGGAGCAGAGCAGCGCGACCGCACTCAGCACGGCGCTGCCGGCCAACATCAACGGCATTGGGGCCTTCACCATCAAGGACACCGAGGGACAGTCTGAGCTGCTGGGCCTCAGCGATGGCAGCATCATCTTCGACACAACGCGGGCTAGCGGAGATGCCAGCCTCAAGCAGCAAGCGGCTGAGAGCTTCAAAGCTCATGATTACGCCTCCGCCCAGTCCTATCTTGCCCAGGCCATCGCCGATGATACCAACGATGCCGAGGCGCTCATCTATCAGGAAAACCTGCGTGTCCTGGCCTCTGGCTCGTCTTACCTGACGCTCGTCATCGGAGCCATGCTCAGTGGACCTGACGTCGATGTCGGGCGTGAGGTACTTCAGGGAGCCTATGTCGCGCAGCGTGAGTTTAACGACTCCAACGCCCTCAACGGTCTCAAGCTACGCCTGCTCATTGCCAACTCGGGCGGCGAAGACAACTACACCGGTACGGTGGCCCAGCAGATTGTGCAGGAGGCTCGCAAGGATCGCACCATTGTGGGAGTCATGGGCTGGCCCTTCAGCTCGCAGACCATCAATGCGGTAGGGGTGCTGGCTCAGGCTCAGATCCCGATCGTCTCGGGGACGGCCTCCAGCGACCAGCTCAGCGGCCTCTCGCCCTACTTTTTCCGCGTGGTGCCCTCCAATCAGGTCCAGGCCAGCGCCGGGGCCCGCTATGCCCTGCAGGTCCTCCATGCTCACCGCGTGGCGGCCTTCTATGATCCAGGCAATACCTATAGTAGCAGCCTCTTCCGCGACTTCCGTGATGCCTTTACCCAGGCAGGGGGACAGATCGTCGCTGAAGAGCATTACCAGCGCAGCCACACCGGGCAGTTGCCAACCCTGCTCTCGGATGCCCTGGGCAAGAATCCCGATCTCATCTACTTTGCAGGCTATGCCAGCGATATTACGCCCTTGCTCACGTATCTGCCTACCACGGGCACATTCGCCAGGCTGCCCGTCCTTGGCGGAGATGCTCTCTACCAGCCGCAGGGCTACGGCAACGCCAAGCAGGTCTTCACGCGCCTGCATTTTACCTCCTTTGCCTATCCTGATGAGTGGAGCTATCTGGGACGTCCTCAGCCTCCCTTCTTCAGAGACTACGCTCGCCTCTACAGCGGCAACGGTCAGCACAGCGGCTACGGCTACACCCGCGCTGACTTCAATACCATCCTGGCCTACGATGCCACGGAGACCTTGCTGGAAGCCTATCGACGTGCGCTGGACTCGGGCGGCAATCAGCAAAGCCTGACGGGGAGCAAACTGCGCCAGGCCCTCACCACAATTAGCGGCAGCGGCGCGATTCAGGGTCTCAGCGGCCAGATCTCCTTTGCCAGCAACGGCGACCCCGTTGATAAGGCGGTGGTCGTCCTCAACGTAGATGCCCAGGGACACATCAAAATTGCCTCCATTGAAGGCAAGTTCTTCAAGTAG
- a CDS encoding protein kinase domain-containing protein, which yields MECPHCGAANRPEARFCSSCGHPVLAGSSSPASSQTMAGPLMPGTRLQGGRYEVVRLLGRGASGAALLAIDHRLNGKRVVIKELLSETSDPLQRQEELRQFKREVALLAHLDHPLIPAVTDHFQEGERYFMVEEYIEGQNLEELLERRQGPLGEREALIYATDIIDILAYLELQTPPVVHCDIKPAKIVIGASDGHAYLVGFGVARAEGVRSALRRQTSAFGTPGYAPPEQYQGKADPRSDLYALAATLHQLLTGRDPRNYPPFSYPAVRSLNPQLSPEIERILLYALQPEPDQRYQSATAMQRDIEALLFQRFGAISGTRPITPEEPTQATGNFGGMRTTGGAGPLSRDWPGPGSAAAATFIPPASASGSSPVPAPFSLASGGGGRRPFPLRVLYLALLLLVIALVIVGSLLVFLVPRLVSRSGPASSLAQGRTITPPPALKKGLGAYSVVNPDTGQKDYIGLSDGSVAFDVARPDGDLKQQAARRLQQGDISGATALWQSALDIDSNDAEALIYLEDQRVLASGSPYITLVVATILTGNDSGAVGTGRDNLQGAYLAQKEYNSGYKLGSGVLVRLLIANSGGSSLFAATIAQQIVLAARADKTIVGVMGWPYSSRVIPALPILSQAQLPMVSPSASSDQLSGKSAYFFRVCPSDQQQGAVGADYAYQHLRARRVALFLDPLDPYSQSLANAFSRRYVADGGTIVVQERYRVGKPSNLPALLQDALMRRPDLLYFSGYASDVATLLTNLPTTGSLAGLQVMGGDALYQLQGYPSSARAGFLRLHFTAFAYPDEWGYLALPQPAFFTVYPQTFNANSRHAGYGYTRPDNDAILSYDATLVLLEASRHVLSSGGGKTVFGGPELRQALAELKGNQAVQGISGVISFGSDGNPDNKAVVVLMVDNVGHIKLESVQGRFLK from the coding sequence TTGCAGCTCTTGTGGCCACCCTGTGCTTGCTGGAAGCAGCTCGCCTGCCAGTAGCCAGACGATGGCAGGCCCCTTGATGCCGGGTACGCGCCTGCAGGGGGGGCGCTATGAGGTCGTCCGCCTCCTTGGACGAGGGGCGAGCGGGGCCGCCCTGCTGGCCATCGATCATCGCCTCAACGGCAAGCGAGTCGTCATCAAAGAGCTTCTTTCGGAAACGAGCGATCCCCTGCAACGCCAGGAAGAGCTTAGGCAGTTCAAGCGCGAGGTAGCACTGCTGGCCCATCTGGATCATCCTCTCATCCCCGCCGTCACTGACCACTTCCAGGAGGGCGAGCGCTACTTTATGGTCGAGGAGTATATCGAGGGCCAGAACCTGGAAGAGCTGCTAGAGCGCCGGCAGGGTCCGCTGGGCGAGCGAGAGGCCCTGATCTATGCTACCGATATTATCGATATTTTGGCATATCTGGAGCTGCAGACCCCGCCGGTGGTCCATTGTGACATCAAGCCGGCCAAGATCGTGATCGGTGCCAGCGACGGGCATGCCTATCTGGTAGGCTTTGGCGTCGCCCGGGCCGAAGGGGTGCGCAGTGCTCTGCGCAGGCAGACGAGCGCGTTTGGTACTCCTGGCTATGCCCCACCGGAGCAGTACCAGGGAAAGGCCGACCCGCGTTCCGACCTCTACGCGCTGGCGGCAACCCTGCATCAGCTTCTGACCGGGCGCGACCCGCGTAACTATCCGCCTTTCAGCTATCCAGCGGTGCGTAGCCTGAATCCGCAGCTCTCGCCAGAGATTGAGCGCATCCTGCTCTACGCTCTGCAGCCGGAGCCAGATCAGCGCTACCAGAGCGCCACCGCCATGCAGCGTGATATCGAGGCTCTGCTCTTCCAGCGCTTTGGCGCCATCTCCGGCACTCGCCCTATCACACCAGAGGAACCAACGCAGGCCACGGGGAACTTTGGAGGCATGCGGACCACAGGGGGCGCGGGCCCACTGTCGCGCGACTGGCCTGGTCCGGGGTCGGCTGCCGCTGCCACCTTTATTCCTCCTGCCAGTGCAAGTGGTAGCAGTCCTGTTCCTGCCCCCTTCTCGCTGGCGAGCGGTGGAGGAGGAAGGCGCCCCTTCCCGCTGAGGGTCCTCTACCTGGCCCTGCTGCTGCTTGTCATCGCGCTCGTCATTGTGGGCAGCCTCCTGGTCTTCCTGGTGCCGCGTCTGGTCAGCCGCAGCGGTCCAGCAAGCTCTCTGGCTCAGGGCAGGACGATCACCCCGCCGCCGGCTCTCAAGAAGGGTCTTGGGGCTTACAGCGTAGTAAATCCCGATACAGGCCAGAAAGACTATATTGGCCTCAGCGACGGCAGCGTGGCCTTTGACGTCGCGCGTCCTGACGGCGACCTCAAGCAACAGGCAGCCCGGCGTCTACAGCAAGGCGACATCAGCGGAGCCACAGCTCTCTGGCAGTCGGCCCTTGATATCGACAGTAACGATGCCGAAGCCCTGATCTATCTCGAAGACCAGCGTGTCCTGGCCTCTGGCAGCCCCTACATCACCCTGGTCGTCGCCACCATTCTCACCGGGAACGACAGCGGCGCTGTAGGGACAGGGCGCGACAACCTCCAGGGGGCCTATCTGGCTCAGAAGGAGTACAACAGCGGCTACAAGCTTGGCTCGGGGGTTCTGGTGCGCCTGCTGATTGCCAACTCGGGGGGGAGCAGCCTCTTTGCGGCCACCATTGCTCAGCAGATTGTACTGGCGGCCAGAGCGGATAAAACCATTGTTGGTGTCATGGGCTGGCCCTACAGCTCGCGCGTGATACCTGCGCTGCCCATCCTGAGCCAGGCGCAGCTACCAATGGTCTCGCCCAGCGCCTCCAGCGATCAGCTCAGCGGTAAATCGGCGTACTTTTTCCGCGTCTGCCCCTCGGATCAGCAACAGGGAGCCGTCGGGGCCGACTACGCCTATCAGCACCTGCGAGCCAGGCGCGTGGCTCTCTTCCTCGACCCACTTGATCCGTATAGCCAGAGTCTGGCGAACGCCTTTAGCCGGCGCTACGTCGCCGACGGCGGAACGATCGTCGTTCAGGAGCGCTACCGCGTTGGAAAGCCGTCCAATCTGCCGGCGCTGCTGCAAGATGCCCTGATGCGGCGTCCCGATTTGCTCTACTTCTCTGGCTATGCCAGCGATGTAGCCACCCTCCTCACGAACCTGCCCACGACTGGCTCTCTGGCTGGGCTGCAGGTCATGGGTGGTGATGCGCTCTATCAGCTGCAAGGCTACCCGAGCAGCGCTCGCGCTGGTTTCTTGCGTCTCCACTTCACAGCCTTCGCCTATCCCGACGAGTGGGGCTATCTGGCGCTCCCCCAACCGGCCTTCTTCACGGTCTACCCGCAGACCTTTAATGCCAACAGCCGCCACGCCGGCTATGGCTACACGCGCCCGGACAACGATGCCATTCTCTCCTATGATGCCACGCTAGTGCTGCTGGAGGCCAGTCGGCATGTGCTCAGCAGCGGCGGAGGAAAAACCGTCTTCGGCGGCCCAGAGCTGCGGCAGGCCCTGGCCGAACTCAAGGGGAACCAGGCGGTACAAGGTATAAGCGGTGTCATCTCCTTCGGGTCGGATGGGAACCCTGACAACAAGGCCGTCGTCGTGCTGATGGTCGATAACGTCGGTCATATTAAACTAGAGTCGGTTCAAGGCCGCTTTCTCAAATAG